A section of the Mergibacter septicus genome encodes:
- the cysS gene encoding cysteine--tRNA ligase — protein sequence MLKIFNTLEREKTEFKPIQPNKVGMYVCGVTVYDLCHIGHGRTFVCFDVIARYFRYLGYDLTYVRNITDVDDKIIKRAIENKENCEQLVDRMVVEMYRDFDALNIQRPDFEPRATHHIKEIIALVEKLINKGHAYVADNGDVMFDVDSFKEYGKLSRQDLSQLQAGARVEINGIKKNPIDFVLWKMSKENEPSWPSPWGNGRPGWHIECSAMNCKQLGEHFDIHGGGSDLMFPHHENEIAQSCCAHGGEYVNYWIHSGMIMVDKEKMSKSLGNFFTIRDVLNHYAGESVRYFLLTAHYRSQLNYSEENLNLAHAALERLYTALRDTDSTAEAKGFEQYVTAFQAAMDDDFNTPGALAVLFEMARELNKLKTEDSLQANALAATMRQLASVLGLLYQDPATFLQAGADQDQIAEIERLIAQRNQARAEKDWATADQARDKLTALGIVLEDSATGTTWRRA from the coding sequence ATGTTAAAAATTTTTAATACATTAGAACGAGAAAAAACAGAATTTAAGCCAATTCAGCCTAATAAAGTAGGCATGTATGTTTGTGGTGTAACAGTTTATGATTTATGCCATATCGGTCATGGACGGACGTTTGTATGTTTTGATGTGATCGCACGTTATTTTCGTTATCTTGGTTATGACTTAACTTATGTACGTAATATTACTGATGTTGACGATAAGATTATTAAACGAGCAATTGAAAATAAAGAAAATTGTGAACAATTAGTTGATCGCATGGTCGTTGAAATGTATCGAGATTTTGATGCTTTAAATATTCAACGTCCTGATTTTGAACCACGAGCAACGCATCATATTAAGGAAATTATTGCCTTAGTTGAAAAACTGATTAATAAAGGGCATGCCTATGTTGCAGACAATGGTGATGTAATGTTTGATGTTGATTCTTTTAAAGAGTATGGCAAGCTTTCTCGTCAAGATCTCAGTCAACTTCAGGCTGGAGCTAGAGTTGAAATTAATGGTATTAAGAAAAATCCAATTGATTTTGTTTTATGGAAAATGTCAAAAGAGAATGAACCAAGCTGGCCTTCTCCGTGGGGAAATGGACGTCCCGGGTGGCATATTGAATGTTCTGCAATGAATTGCAAGCAATTAGGTGAACATTTTGATATTCATGGCGGTGGTTCAGATTTAATGTTCCCTCATCATGAAAATGAAATTGCACAGTCTTGCTGTGCTCACGGTGGAGAATATGTTAACTACTGGATCCATTCAGGTATGATTATGGTAGATAAAGAAAAAATGTCTAAGTCATTAGGTAATTTCTTTACTATCAGAGACGTTTTAAACCATTATGCTGGTGAAAGTGTTCGTTATTTTCTGCTTACAGCACATTATCGTAGCCAATTAAATTATAGTGAAGAAAATTTAAATTTAGCTCATGCAGCATTAGAACGTCTCTATACCGCATTACGTGATACAGATTCAACCGCTGAAGCAAAAGGGTTTGAACAATATGTAACAGCGTTTCAAGCCGCAATGGATGATGATTTCAATACACCGGGTGCATTAGCGGTATTGTTTGAAATGGCAAGAGAATTGAATAAATTAAAAACTGAAGATAGTCTGCAAGCGAATGCTTTAGCTGCAACAATGCGTCAATTAGCGAGTGTTTTAGGATTATTATATCAAGATCCCGCTACTTTTTTACAAGCAGGGGCAGATCAAGATCAGATTGCTGAAATTGAAAGATTAATTGCACAACGAAACCAAGCACGTGCGGAAAAAGACTGGGCAACAGCAGATCAAGCTAGAGATAAATTGACCGCTTTAGGTATCGTCTTAGAAGATAGTGCAACAGGTACAACTTGGCGAAGAGCTTAA
- the ybfE gene encoding LexA regulated protein: MAKQEADCITLDLFANIAKVGRPKTNPLTREQQIRINKRNQLRRDRAVGLKRVELKLHTAMVEKLEAMAVAENLNRQQFIEQILQAYLNTYSEK, encoded by the coding sequence ATGGCAAAACAAGAAGCAGACTGTATTACGTTAGATCTGTTCGCTAATATTGCAAAAGTTGGACGACCTAAGACAAATCCGTTAACTCGGGAACAACAAATTCGGATTAATAAACGAAATCAACTGCGTCGAGATCGTGCGGTGGGGTTGAAAAGAGTTGAACTGAAATTACATACGGCAATGGTTGAGAAACTTGAAGCGATGGCGGTAGCAGAAAATTTAAATCGTCAACAATTTATTGAACAGATCTTACAAGCATACTTAAATACATATTCGGAGAAATAA
- the fldA gene encoding flavodoxin FldA: MAIVGLFYGSDTGNTENVAKMIQKNLGSELVDIRDIAKSTKEDIEAYDFIMIGIPTWYYGEAQCDWDDFFPTLEQIDFSDKLVAIFGCGDQEDYAEYFCDAMGTVRNIIEPKGATIVGYWSTEGYSFEASQALVDQENFVGLCIDEDRQPELTATRVEQWCKQVYNEMCLSELA, encoded by the coding sequence ATGGCAATCGTTGGCTTATTTTATGGAAGCGATACTGGCAATACGGAAAATGTTGCCAAGATGATTCAAAAAAATTTGGGTAGTGAATTAGTCGATATTCGTGATATCGCAAAAAGTACCAAGGAAGATATTGAAGCTTATGATTTTATTATGATCGGAATACCAACTTGGTATTATGGCGAAGCTCAATGTGATTGGGATGATTTTTTCCCTACTTTAGAACAAATTGATTTTTCAGATAAATTAGTCGCTATCTTTGGCTGTGGTGATCAGGAAGACTATGCTGAATATTTCTGTGATGCTATGGGAACGGTGCGTAATATTATTGAACCGAAAGGGGCAACAATCGTTGGGTATTGGTCAACTGAAGGATATAGTTTTGAAGCCTCTCAAGCATTAGTAGATCAAGAGAACTTTGTTGGGTTATGTATTGATGAGGATCGTCAACCAGAATTAACAGCGACACGAGTAGAACAGTGGTGTAAACAAGTCTATAACGAAATGTGTTTATCAGAATTAGCCTAA
- the fur gene encoding ferric iron uptake transcriptional regulator, translated as MAISTEENIKILKKVGLKITEPRLKILALMQKSDMQHFSAEDVYKLLLEEGEEIGLATVYRVLNQFDEADILTRHNFEGNKSVFELAPKKHHDHIICMDCGKVFEFNDDVIEKRQKEISEQHGIKLATHNLYLYGKCSDIDNCSEPKK; from the coding sequence ATGGCAATTTCTACTGAAGAAAATATCAAAATCTTAAAAAAAGTTGGTTTGAAAATTACAGAGCCACGTTTAAAAATCCTTGCACTAATGCAAAAAAGTGATATGCAACATTTCTCAGCAGAAGACGTTTACAAATTGTTATTAGAAGAAGGAGAAGAAATTGGTTTAGCTACCGTTTATCGTGTATTAAACCAATTTGATGAGGCTGATATTTTAACACGCCATAATTTTGAAGGAAATAAATCTGTTTTTGAATTAGCACCAAAGAAACACCACGATCATATTATTTGTATGGATTGTGGTAAAGTCTTTGAATTTAATGATGATGTCATTGAAAAACGTCAAAAAGAGATCAGTGAACAACACGGAATTAAATTAGCAACTCATAACTTATATTTATATGGTAAATGTTCTGATATTGATAATTGTTCAGAACCTAAAAAATAG
- the mscK gene encoding mechanosensitive channel MscK has protein sequence MKFKLSYFLLLFSLLIFNSTALAVDNLPAKAIIEEQLESAKKDSTPDQQQILDLETTLMFLEKIEHQKKKINELNKNIAQAEIEIPKLQLQLKSLQSDTNKQNNQYLAELSAEDLQTRLEQTLHKIQMIQTKLNNINSELVNQQTLPEKTQIVLGQNLTRSQKINQELLNSEISEITANRYQTELAYIELENNYTKSLLKDNNIFTNLYSLQRDEQNYYLQQSQQELKQLQDQINIKHQQQSQQQLEKLEQSQKNAEKTNPIIQEELDLNNNLSRSLLKETENSNILLQESLRIKNVLDNLTQTQRTINEQISALQGTLVLSRIINKQKQNLPAEKTIKGLSKRISDLRVQIFDLTQTRDQLYSPQEYLNKLQLEGKNLTEHEVEQLKDILNKRKNILSEIIKTLNNELNLAITIELNQRQVTLISDNLQKKLQQQSFWVKSNSPIDWEWLKNFPKTALSQLKDIGKQFVFSTKEKNLTIPVTLTTFISILIGLILWKKEKLQAQLTKINREVRIVSSDSQWHTPIALLLTLILTLPNALIFLNITILCGIFFLKNPTELWYWSIEMAAYWWFFAFLIATLKPDGLGYRHFGQSKESNQTFLAVLKKSIWIIIVLVNTSVFGNIENRGAINDVIGQTITISSLLFCLIVISPNFGQAVKKYQTLNNSNQNNGDGTVLKIVLILLILIPISLVLLIALGYYYTALNLINHLILSYLVTVIWFIAKQVLNRALTVSARRLAYKRLQEKKEQLQAKLETPTNTNSDEPIIEVNDETLELSQIKQQITQVADLTMWAVLFSLYYWVWSDLLTVTYYLQGITLWQQHITTESGTAVESVTLFNLFVAILILVVMYALVRNIGGLLEVLIFSRMKLSQGAPYTITTLFTYFIVAIGSIWAFSTLGVAWSNLQWLVSALLVGLGFGLQEIFANFVSGIIILFERPIRIGDTITIGEFSGTVSKIRIRATTLIDYDRKEVIVPNKAFVTERLTNWALSNTITRIVIKVGVAYGSDLELTNKLLLQAANEASGALKDPEPKAYFLSFGASTLDHELRVYVGQISDRLSTMDFINRRIDQLFKQHNIEIAFNQLDVYIKNLATQEEIQLNKPTTNTTQG, from the coding sequence ATGAAATTCAAATTATCTTATTTTTTATTATTATTCTCTTTGTTAATTTTCAATTCTACTGCCTTAGCTGTTGATAATTTACCAGCGAAAGCAATAATTGAAGAACAATTAGAGTCTGCGAAAAAAGATTCTACACCAGATCAACAACAGATCTTAGATTTAGAAACAACATTGATGTTTTTAGAAAAAATTGAACATCAAAAAAAGAAAATTAATGAATTAAATAAAAACATCGCTCAAGCTGAAATAGAGATCCCTAAACTACAATTACAGTTAAAATCTCTACAAAGCGATACAAATAAACAGAATAACCAATATCTAGCCGAATTATCTGCTGAGGATCTACAAACTAGGTTAGAACAAACATTACATAAAATTCAAATGATCCAAACTAAACTGAATAACATTAATTCAGAATTAGTTAATCAGCAAACATTGCCTGAAAAAACTCAAATAGTATTAGGGCAAAATTTAACCCGTTCACAAAAAATTAATCAAGAATTATTAAATTCTGAAATTAGCGAAATTACAGCTAATAGATATCAAACTGAATTAGCCTATATTGAATTAGAAAATAACTATACTAAAAGTTTATTAAAAGATAATAACATCTTCACTAATTTATATAGTTTACAACGTGATGAACAGAATTATTATTTACAACAATCTCAACAGGAACTAAAACAATTACAAGATCAAATTAATATTAAACATCAGCAACAATCTCAACAACAATTAGAGAAGCTTGAACAATCACAAAAAAATGCTGAAAAAACAAATCCAATTATTCAAGAAGAATTAGATCTAAATAATAATTTAAGTCGTAGTTTATTAAAAGAAACTGAAAACTCTAATATTTTATTACAAGAAAGTTTACGAATTAAAAATGTATTAGATAATTTAACTCAAACTCAAAGAACAATTAACGAACAAATTAGTGCTTTACAAGGAACCTTAGTACTTTCCCGTATTATTAATAAACAAAAACAGAATCTACCTGCTGAAAAAACCATTAAAGGATTATCTAAACGTATCTCTGATTTACGTGTACAAATCTTTGATTTAACACAAACTAGAGATCAACTCTATTCTCCTCAAGAATATCTAAATAAACTACAACTTGAAGGTAAAAATTTAACAGAACATGAAGTTGAACAGTTGAAAGATATTCTAAATAAACGTAAAAATATTTTATCTGAGATAATCAAAACATTAAATAATGAATTAAATTTAGCCATTACAATAGAATTAAATCAACGCCAAGTAACATTAATCAGTGATAATTTACAGAAAAAATTACAACAACAAAGTTTCTGGGTAAAAAGTAATAGCCCGATTGATTGGGAATGGTTAAAAAATTTTCCAAAAACAGCACTTTCTCAATTAAAAGATATTGGAAAACAATTTGTTTTTTCAACCAAAGAAAAAAACTTAACAATACCAGTTACTTTAACTACCTTTATTTCTATTTTAATTGGGTTAATTTTATGGAAAAAGGAAAAACTACAAGCACAGTTAACCAAAATTAACCGTGAAGTTAGAATTGTATCCTCTGACAGCCAATGGCACACCCCTATTGCATTATTATTAACTTTAATATTAACCTTACCTAATGCCTTAATATTCCTCAATATTACAATATTGTGTGGTATATTCTTTTTAAAGAATCCAACTGAATTATGGTATTGGTCAATAGAAATGGCTGCTTACTGGTGGTTTTTTGCCTTTTTAATCGCAACATTAAAACCAGACGGATTAGGATATCGACATTTTGGACAATCTAAGGAAAGTAACCAAACATTTCTCGCCGTATTAAAAAAATCTATTTGGATTATTATTGTCTTAGTAAATACCTCAGTTTTCGGAAATATCGAAAATCGTGGTGCGATTAATGATGTTATTGGTCAAACCATTACTATTAGTTCACTCCTTTTTTGCTTAATTGTTATTAGCCCAAATTTTGGTCAAGCAGTTAAGAAATATCAGACACTTAATAATTCAAACCAAAATAATGGTGACGGTACTGTTTTAAAAATTGTCCTCATCTTATTAATTTTAATTCCTATTAGTTTAGTTTTACTGATTGCTTTAGGTTATTATTACACGGCACTAAACTTAATTAATCATCTTATTTTAAGTTATTTAGTAACTGTTATTTGGTTTATTGCCAAACAAGTACTCAACCGAGCTTTAACTGTTTCTGCTCGCCGTTTAGCTTATAAGCGTTTACAAGAGAAAAAAGAGCAATTACAAGCTAAATTAGAAACACCAACTAATACAAATAGTGATGAACCTATCATTGAAGTGAATGATGAAACACTTGAGTTAAGCCAAATTAAGCAACAAATTACTCAAGTTGCAGATCTCACAATGTGGGCAGTCTTGTTTAGCCTTTATTACTGGGTCTGGTCAGATCTATTAACTGTAACCTACTATTTGCAAGGTATTACACTTTGGCAACAACATATCACCACTGAAAGTGGTACAGCTGTTGAATCTGTTACCCTCTTTAACCTATTTGTTGCAATTTTAATTTTAGTGGTAATGTACGCATTAGTTCGTAATATTGGTGGTTTACTGGAAGTACTTATTTTCTCAAGAATGAAACTATCCCAAGGTGCTCCCTATACAATCACAACCTTATTTACCTATTTTATAGTTGCAATCGGTTCTATTTGGGCATTTTCAACACTAGGCGTTGCTTGGTCAAATTTACAATGGCTAGTATCCGCCCTTTTAGTTGGTCTCGGTTTCGGTTTACAAGAAATTTTTGCTAATTTTGTTTCAGGTATCATCATTCTCTTTGAACGCCCAATTCGTATCGGTGATACCATTACTATTGGTGAATTTTCTGGGACAGTTTCAAAAATTCGTATTCGTGCAACGACATTAATTGATTATGACCGTAAAGAAGTCATCGTTCCGAATAAAGCCTTTGTGACAGAACGCCTTACCAACTGGGCATTATCTAATACTATTACTCGTATTGTCATAAAAGTTGGGGTTGCTTATGGCTCTGATTTAGAATTAACGAATAAATTATTACTTCAAGCCGCAAATGAAGCCTCTGGTGCATTAAAAGATCCTGAACCAAAAGCCTACTTTTTATCCTTTGGTGCAAGTACACTTGATCACGAACTACGAGTTTATGTTGGACAAATTTCTGATCGTCTTTCAACCATGGATTTCATTAACCGCCGAATTGATCAGCTGTTTAAACAACATAATATTGAAATTGCATTTAATCAACTTGATGTCTATATTAAAAATCTTGCGACACAAGAAGAAATACAACTAAATAAACCAACAACAAACACAACTCAAGGATAA
- the aroC gene encoding chorismate synthase — protein sequence MAGNSIGQLFRVTTFGESHGIALGCIVDGVPPGLELSEMDIQPDLDRRKPGTSRYTTARREDDQVQILSGVFEGKTTGTSIGLIIKNGDQRSQDYGEIKDCFRPGHADYTYQQKYGLRDYRGGGRASARETAMRVAAGAIAKKYLKQHFDIEVRGFLSQIGEIAIRPQLLDQIDWHQVNSNPFFCPDPLAIERFDHLIRELKKQGDSIGAKLTVVAENVPVGLGEPVFDRLDADLAHALMGINAVKAVEIGDGFAVVQQKGSQHRDEMTPNGFCSNHAGGILGGISTGQPIIATIALKPTSSITLPGRTVTLENQATEVITRGRHDPCVGIRAVPIAEAMVAIVLLDHLLRYRGQVSNNI from the coding sequence ATGGCTGGTAATAGTATTGGACAACTTTTTCGTGTTACAACCTTTGGTGAATCTCATGGCATTGCCTTAGGTTGTATTGTAGATGGTGTTCCACCCGGATTAGAGCTTAGTGAAATGGACATTCAGCCTGATCTCGATCGCCGTAAACCCGGTACTTCTCGCTATACCACTGCTCGGCGAGAAGATGATCAAGTACAAATTCTTTCTGGCGTTTTTGAAGGGAAAACAACAGGTACAAGTATTGGTTTAATCATTAAAAATGGCGATCAACGTTCACAAGATTACGGTGAAATAAAAGATTGCTTCCGTCCCGGACACGCTGATTACACCTACCAACAAAAATATGGATTACGTGATTATCGTGGTGGTGGACGTGCTTCTGCTCGTGAAACTGCTATGCGAGTTGCAGCAGGTGCAATTGCAAAAAAATACCTAAAACAGCATTTTGACATAGAAGTAAGGGGCTTTTTATCACAAATAGGGGAAATTGCTATTCGCCCTCAGCTACTCGATCAAATTGATTGGCATCAGGTAAATAGCAACCCTTTTTTCTGCCCTGACCCACTTGCGATTGAACGATTTGATCATCTTATTAGAGAATTAAAAAAGCAAGGCGACTCAATCGGTGCAAAATTAACTGTCGTTGCAGAAAATGTTCCCGTTGGTTTAGGTGAACCCGTTTTTGACCGTTTAGATGCCGATCTTGCTCATGCTTTAATGGGGATTAATGCTGTAAAAGCGGTTGAAATTGGTGATGGTTTTGCGGTTGTGCAACAAAAAGGTAGTCAACACCGTGATGAAATGACTCCAAATGGTTTCTGCTCAAATCATGCAGGTGGTATTCTAGGTGGGATCAGTACAGGACAGCCAATCATTGCAACCATTGCACTTAAACCTACTTCAAGTATTACTCTCCCCGGGCGTACAGTAACCCTTGAAAATCAAGCAACTGAAGTCATCACTCGTGGTCGCCACGATCCCTGTGTCGGTATTCGTGCAGTCCCTATTGCTGAAGCAATGGTTGCTATTGTTTTACTTGATCATTTACTTCGCTATCGTGGGCAGGTGAGTAATAATATTTAA
- a CDS encoding peptidylprolyl isomerase — MVTLHTNFGDIKIKLNFDKAPITAENFLTYCKDGFYNNTIFHRVIDGFMIQGGGMEAGTNMKEKTTRDPIKNEANNGLSNKRGTIAMARTQAPHSASAQFFINVKDNDFLNFKEESLHGWGYCVFGEVIEGMDVVDKIKSVKTTRKGWHDDVPVDEVIITSVTIN; from the coding sequence ATGGTAACATTACACACTAATTTCGGCGATATTAAAATTAAATTAAATTTTGATAAAGCACCTATTACAGCAGAAAACTTTCTTACTTATTGTAAAGACGGTTTCTATAATAACACAATTTTCCACCGTGTAATTGACGGTTTTATGATTCAAGGTGGTGGAATGGAAGCGGGAACAAATATGAAAGAAAAAACCACCCGTGATCCAATTAAAAATGAAGCAAATAATGGTTTAAGTAATAAACGTGGTACGATTGCAATGGCACGCACTCAAGCCCCTCATTCTGCTTCAGCACAATTTTTTATTAATGTAAAAGATAACGATTTCTTAAACTTCAAAGAAGAAAGCCTGCATGGTTGGGGATATTGTGTTTTTGGTGAAGTGATTGAGGGTATGGACGTCGTGGATAAAATTAAAAGCGTTAAAACTACCCGCAAAGGTTGGCACGATGATGTTCCCGTAGATGAAGTTATTATTACATCTGTAACAATTAACTAA
- the seqA gene encoding replication initiation negative regulator SeqA, whose translation MRTIEIDDELYQYLASNTRSIGEGASDILRRLLNLPPSASQAPLSTKKLAYQQEELPITLNTPTSITANEGIFPKIKKLSDDAINLSVKRVNTVLHSNTFQNENKTVNRFLLILTALYRSNPESFAQAVESIVGRSRTYFARDEATLLTTGNHTKPKQIPETPYWVITNTNSARKMLMLEGTMQAMQLPPQLIEQIKPYFVN comes from the coding sequence ATGAGAACAATAGAAATAGATGATGAACTTTATCAATACCTAGCTAGCAATACACGTTCAATTGGTGAAGGTGCTTCAGATATTTTACGCCGTCTCCTTAATTTACCACCTTCGGCCTCTCAAGCTCCTCTTTCTACCAAAAAATTAGCCTATCAGCAGGAAGAACTCCCTATCACTTTAAATACCCCTACTTCAATTACAGCAAATGAAGGGATTTTTCCCAAAATAAAAAAATTATCCGATGATGCGATTAATTTAAGTGTAAAACGTGTCAATACCGTACTTCATAGCAACACATTTCAAAATGAAAATAAAACTGTTAACCGATTTTTACTGATTCTCACCGCACTCTATCGCTCTAACCCTGAGAGTTTTGCACAAGCAGTTGAATCAATAGTAGGACGTTCACGAACCTATTTTGCTCGTGATGAAGCAACGCTACTCACTACTGGTAATCACACTAAGCCAAAACAAATTCCAGAAACCCCATACTGGGTAATTACGAATACAAACAGTGCAAGAAAAATGTTAATGCTAGAAGGCACAATGCAAGCAATGCAATTACCACCTCAACTAATTGAACAAATTAAACCTTATTTTGTAAATTAA
- a CDS encoding alpha/beta fold hydrolase: MKKHLNFDYSQRDESSAPTLVFIHGLFGDMNNLGGIAKAFADNYSLLRIDLRNHGSSFHSDEMNYSVMAEDLLILIQTLNLHKVILIGHSMGGKTAMVFADRYPEYVAGLVVIDIAPVSYHAHRHHDVFQGLFAVQKSQVATRQQAKTEMAKYINDESVQQFLLKSFTTQSPQRFRFNTQVLFQHYVDIMDWQPVKVNLPTLFIKGGNSDYILPEYRNVIMEQFPHATAFVIAGAEHWVHAEKPASVIQAISKFLSKIRNFEGK, encoded by the coding sequence ATGAAAAAACACTTAAATTTTGATTATTCTCAAAGAGATGAGAGTTCAGCACCAACCTTAGTTTTTATTCATGGATTGTTTGGCGATATGAATAATTTAGGTGGGATTGCTAAAGCTTTTGCGGATAATTATTCCTTATTGAGAATTGATTTAAGAAATCACGGTAGCAGTTTTCATAGTGATGAAATGAATTACAGTGTAATGGCAGAAGATCTGTTAATTTTAATTCAAACCTTGAACCTGCATAAAGTCATATTAATTGGTCATTCAATGGGTGGAAAAACAGCAATGGTATTTGCTGATCGTTACCCTGAATATGTTGCAGGTTTAGTCGTGATTGATATTGCACCTGTGAGTTATCACGCCCATCGACATCATGATGTTTTTCAAGGACTTTTTGCCGTACAGAAAAGCCAAGTTGCAACACGGCAACAAGCAAAAACTGAAATGGCAAAATATATTAATGATGAGTCTGTACAACAGTTTTTATTAAAATCTTTTACAACACAATCCCCACAGCGTTTTCGTTTTAATACACAAGTACTTTTTCAACATTATGTCGATATTATGGATTGGCAACCAGTTAAAGTTAATTTACCGACTTTATTTATTAAAGGCGGAAATTCAGATTATATTTTGCCCGAATATCGGAATGTTATTATGGAACAGTTTCCACACGCCACCGCTTTTGTTATTGCTGGTGCAGAACATTGGGTTCACGCTGAAAAACCAGCATCGGTTATTCAAGCAATCAGCAAATTTTTGTCGAAAATAAGAAATTTTGAAGGAAAATAA
- the menE gene encoding o-succinylbenzoate--CoA ligase produces MLPKQISKNTNTNKSEISSRYPTFLFTKSQLTWQELNTLIEQLSQHLKQAGVQKGSGIALIGKYSFTQVLYYLASLHSNARILCLNPNFPASKIDLLCQQNDIDYLIDCSHESQNPFSIAITQLNNTTNLPVEILNNCPLTLTLTSGSTGQPKAAVHTLTAHLANATGVVKLMQVKAESVWLLSLPLFHVSGQAILWRWLHQASKLHLVGEEFYAALCQVTHASLVPTQLQRFLSYLNENPQQPQIQHILLGGSHIPTALTTQLHQLGICSYSGYGMTEMASTVFAKKSDTSSGVGFLLPHRQTKLVEQEVWLKGHCLALGYWQKNNHRKIRPLTNATGWYQSKDKAKMINNELFILGRFDNMFISGGENIQPEEIEAIILQQPNVEQVFILPQADQEFGHRPVAIIAFKQPFSLTLVQQLEQNLVGKLEKFKFPIRYFSLDLANTSTNGIKISRSQLALWLSQQINSN; encoded by the coding sequence ATTTTGCCAAAGCAAATCAGCAAAAATACCAATACAAATAAAAGCGAGATCTCTTCTCGCTATCCAACTTTTTTATTCACCAAGTCTCAACTGACTTGGCAAGAGTTAAACACACTTATCGAACAACTAAGCCAGCATTTAAAACAGGCGGGTGTACAAAAAGGCAGTGGTATTGCTTTGATAGGTAAATACAGTTTTACCCAAGTGCTATATTATCTTGCCAGTTTGCATAGCAATGCGAGAATATTGTGTTTAAACCCAAATTTTCCTGCATCTAAAATTGATCTTTTGTGTCAGCAAAATGATATTGACTATCTAATCGACTGTTCACACGAATCACAAAATCCATTTTCTATTGCAATTACACAATTAAATAATACGACCAACTTGCCTGTTGAAATATTAAATAATTGTCCTTTAACCCTCACACTTACATCTGGTTCAACTGGGCAACCTAAAGCTGCGGTACATACTCTCACTGCACATTTAGCTAATGCCACTGGTGTTGTAAAATTAATGCAAGTAAAAGCAGAAAGTGTTTGGTTATTATCATTACCTCTCTTTCACGTTTCTGGGCAGGCAATTCTTTGGCGTTGGTTACATCAAGCATCAAAACTTCACTTAGTTGGTGAAGAATTTTATGCCGCATTATGCCAAGTTACACACGCTTCATTAGTACCAACCCAACTACAACGCTTTTTAAGCTATCTGAACGAAAATCCACAACAACCTCAGATTCAGCATATTCTGCTGGGGGGATCGCATATTCCAACTGCATTGACAACTCAACTCCATCAACTAGGTATTTGTAGTTATTCAGGTTATGGTATGACAGAAATGGCATCAACCGTTTTTGCGAAAAAAAGTGATACAAGCAGTGGTGTTGGTTTTCTTCTTCCTCACCGCCAAACAAAATTGGTTGAACAGGAAGTCTGGTTAAAAGGTCATTGTCTTGCACTTGGTTATTGGCAAAAAAACAATCATCGAAAAATTAGACCATTAACCAATGCTACAGGCTGGTATCAAAGCAAAGACAAAGCCAAGATGATTAATAACGAATTGTTTATTTTAGGCAGGTTTGATAATATGTTTATCTCTGGTGGTGAGAATATTCAACCCGAAGAAATTGAAGCAATTATTTTACAACAACCTAATGTTGAACAAGTTTTTATCCTACCACAAGCCGATCAAGAATTTGGACATCGACCTGTTGCAATCATTGCATTCAAACAACCATTTTCATTAACATTAGTACAACAATTAGAACAAAATTTAGTTGGCAAATTAGAAAAATTTAAATTCCCAATCCGTTATTTTTCACTTGACCTCGCTAATACGAGTACTAATGGCATAAAAATTTCACGTTCGCAATTAGCACTTTGGCTATCGCAACAAATCAATTCAAATTAA